The Mytilus trossulus isolate FHL-02 chromosome 13, PNRI_Mtr1.1.1.hap1, whole genome shotgun sequence genome has a segment encoding these proteins:
- the LOC134694923 gene encoding uncharacterized protein LOC134694923: protein MFDAPAINTKTFRISRENVQLACIVCTLGLGILVIIDYQSKLLRYDQRSSNSLFLAFFIGFFHYSFGSMTWLKSTYQLHGISDFYFDVYTFPVVCFFFTFAVICTKEYPGEFRKTTFAYVVYISIFLLAVLGIGVVRNSSNQPTHDDVMLNTSDKIFNDDLRKSKCGMYADMFTILVLKCYTSCFYYVFEYVFIYATFTAILLWNIQESVLSGKQGQHNQLCISCDSTIRLQQYILMFMMFVIWIVRPTFWIINFYCTLLPQDLIPCMTLCMLYPLLLSYFLYNLVYQEDCLHHRCKQRLYDFHDPKKEEKTLLM, encoded by the exons ATGTTCGACGCCCCTGCAATCAACACTAAGACTTTTAGAATCTCGCGTGAAAATGTACAACTGGCCTGCATTGTTTGTACATTAGGTTTAGGCATTCTAGTTATCATCGATTATCAATCGAAATTACTGAGGTATGACCAAAGAAGTTCTAACAGTTTGTTCCTTGCtttttttatcggattttttcACTATAGCTTTGGGTCTATGACCTGGTTAAAATCAACATATCAACTACATGGAATAAGTGATTTCTATTTTGATGTCTATACATTCCCCGtcgtgtgtttcttttttacattCGCAGTGATATGCACCAAAGAATACCCAGGAGAATTCCGGAAAACAACATTTGCATATGTAGTTTACATTTCCATATTTTTGCTAGCAGTTTTGGGAATCGGGGTTGTTCGAAACTCCAGTAACCAACCTACACACGATGATGTTATGTTGAACACATCTGACAAGATTTTTAATGATGACCTTCGAAAAAGTAAATGTGGGATGTATGCCGATATGTTCACAATATTAGTCTTGAAATGTTATACCTCATGCTTTTATTACGTTTTTGAGTATGTTTTTATCTATGCTACTTTCACGGCGATCCTGCTGTGGAATATACAGGAAAGTGTGCTAAGCGGCAAACAAG gTCAACATAACCAGCTGTGTATATCGTGCGATAGTACAATTAGGTTACAGCAATATATCTTAATGTTCATGATGTTTGTTATCTGGATAGTGCGACCAACTTTCTGGATTATTAACTTTTATTGCACCTTATTGCCACAAGATCTTATTCCATGCATGACACTGTGTATGTTGTATCCTCTTTTATTATCGTATTTTCTGTACAATTTAGTTTATCAGGAGGATTGCCTTCATCATCGCTGCAAGCAAAGATTATATGATTTTCATGATCCcaaaaaggaagaaaaaacgcttttaatgtaa